In Scatophagus argus isolate fScaArg1 chromosome 3, fScaArg1.pri, whole genome shotgun sequence, the genomic stretch TGTTTAAAGTAGAAATTCTCCATCCCACAAATCATCAAGTTAGTGTACACTGTAGACCTACTAAGCACCTACTTAAAAGAACTAAACTGTTGAGTGGCTCATTATGAGACAACAGGAAAGTTTACTTTGGCCTTTTTTCAGTCACCCTTCAGTAACACAGACTGCCTTTGCTCAGTCGATCCAAGAATGCATCTGAACATGTGTTTTtaagttggttttttttgggttttttttatagAGCTATCCTTTGTTGATCTTTTGCACCTGTCTGGCCCCAAACAACTTCTGTGCTGCTTGGAGATTCACTCATAACACAAGCAAATGCTCTCTAAATTAGAGCCAGACCtcagtattgtttttttatgtttgtttttttaaatagttcTGATGAACTGCAGTGCGTACAACATGCTCATAATTTGTTACAGAACACACCTACATCTGTCACAGTCTTCTTTCGGCCTATGTGCCTCACACCGAAAGCACACAGCACttcaaaagaaatgaaatgactgagCTTCTAACATCTATGGGCTTTTATCTGCTTTACTGATGCTCTGAATGAAGCTCAACAGTGCCAACCACAGGCTGCTAAAGGGATCACAATGGATTAAATACCTGGCAGAGTCACAGCTGCATAATTAAACACAATTTAACTTACTCGTGTGTCAAGAGGTCAAGACGACTTCTTGATGCTTTGAAATGgcaatcaaaaaaataaaagccaacaaacaaaaatgtgcaaataaattaattcaaatgCATGTTAAGTGtcataatgaaaaataaagctaTTTGTAAGTGTTGTGAAAACCTGTCCAAAGACAGTGAAATAAGAAAATTCCATTCATTCTTTAGAAACACAAATTGACTACACATGGCTAGCCAGCTAGCACACCTACAGAGGAACAACACCTTAAGGCTGTCAGAGCAGACAGCGAAAACTGCCTTGTTAATGGCtataaagattattttcatgaaaacaaTTTTGAGAATTTCAATGTCATGCCTATGTTAACTTCATGTTAATGTCAGCAGTCCATAAAACAAAGTTAAACTGTGCATTTTGAGTTTAAAAGCCCAGAATGGAATCATCCCAtagtttctcctcctctgtccttgtatctgctttctctttcattttcttcttctctttcctgtaTTTGGGTTTGGCAGGCCCATCCTGTCCACCATCCCATTGCTCAATATGAATTTCAGTCCCTTTTCTATTGTCCATCATGTTTTCTGGCATTACACTGTCCACCACCCTTTCTCCTCCCACTGGCTCCAAGTCCTCCATGCGGGATTTCTTATCTTGTCTTCTCTGCTTGCTatgatttttttgcttttttctcctcctgtcttcctcTGACTCTCCAGattcccctcttctcctctcctttgaCTCCAtatctctttccctcttttgtcgcttcctccttttctcttctttgtctgaGTCCTCATTTCTTgccctcttgtctctctctctcctggatCTTCTGACACTCCTCTGTTCTCTGCGCCTGTATTCAGACTCATCACTGTCACTATTGCTACTGCTATAGGAGGAGGAAtacgaggaggaagaggagtagGATGATGAGGTACTGTATGAGGAGGAGCTTGATTGATTTCTGCGTCTCCTTTTCTTTATGGATTGACCTGTGAACAGCGGAGAGCATGAGCCCGGCAGGACAGAAGGAGGGCAGTTGGAATCCAAACCATGGGATGGCCAAGGACCACCCTGATAAAGAGGACCCCACCCTTCAGCTGGGTTGTAACGACCAAAGCGTGAGTGATGAGGACGGTTGTAAGTGGGAGGAAAGTTTGGCTTAGGTTTGTTCAGTTCTCTGATATCTCCCTTGTTTAatacctcctcttcttcagcttcctcatcctcctttcCTGTCTCAGCCCCAGGAAGGACTTGAGGTCTTGGGGTGATTCCACGAGCCTTCTGGATCTGGATGTAATCTGATAGCTCATCTGTAAAAGTGCTATAGGATTTTTGTTGGGATTTGCACAGGTCAATGACCTTCTTCTCCCTGTTCAAGAACATGTAAACAGGAGTTATGTTATGCTGTTGCAACTAATGTGTGGAGTTAAAAGACATGAGAAAAGCAACACAGATGATATTCATCTGATACAGTGTATCGGAAAATCACTTAATTGTATTTTGTTGCAGTTATCCAGTGAATTTAGCATGCTAATCGGCAACCACCTTGTGCCTTTATCGGTGATAGTCCAAAAAAAGACGGTAGTTTCAGCTCGAAGATGTGTGCGAGAGGCAAGAAAACAAACCCATCTCACACCCACAAATTGCTAAGAAAGTAAATAAGTCACCTCTCTGTAATGCATCCCCTGTTTGTCTCTCCCTAAGAGGCCTCTGCTGGTCTTAGAAGATGTGTCACTAGCTCtacagctaactgagctaacggGAACATTAGCTACAACCAAAGATATGTCCAGGAAACAGTTCACTGAGCTGCAATGGGTggttactctggtgatatgTTGCACCTTACATTTTTGAGGTTACCTTCAAATTCTGGCCACATACAAACTTGAGCCATTTACATAGTCAATGTTATAGAAGCTGTagtgcagtgtttctgtttgaggTAAAGCATAAAAGAAGACATGAGAGTGGACACTGTGCACTTGATCTTACCTAATCTGGTGCTTGTTTCCCTGCATGTGGGCCTTGTACATCTCCACTGAATTAAATTGCACACCACACATCTGACACATCAAGGAATTGGCTTTAGACAAATCAGAGTGGAAGGGGTGggaaaggagggaaagacaGCATAAATGATCAAATATCAGTTTGTGTCCGGTGAGTTTCCATCTCAGGTCAAAATATTACTATTcgtttaaatgtatttttgcgTTTAGAGCATGTCCAAGTCTTCTCTACACAAGAGAAGACCTAACTGTTACTATGTAACATAACCACAGTCAGACTAACTGCCTGTTATCAACACCAGTTTACTGTCAGTAAGTTAACTATCATCTTCCTGCTACCTCTCATGGGATTAAATTAAATGGCTTTTttaaacatctgtgtgtttcttttttttcgtAATGTGCAAATGTGCAGTGTTAATGCAGTTCCTGCAGGGTGTGATACTCTTTGCATACTACTTCTTTGCTGAGAGGCAGGACCCTGCGTTACCTTGTTGAACATCGTCTCCAAGCTCTTTGAGCAGTTCCTGTCTAGTCTGATTCCTCTGGTGTTTGCGTCCACTGTAGTGCTGCAAAGCCATCTGGGGATTGTTGAAGGTAGCAGCACACAGGACACAGTACTTGTTAGGGTCCTTCAGATCAACCTCTGTGCTGGGGGTAGTTGCTGTGGCTGAGTCAACAAGATGCTCCACACTACCCTCTGGAGCTGATTTCTTTTCAGCATTATCAGAATCCTGACTTTGCAAAGTATTCACCTCTGTGTACCTGTCTATGGCTGCAATGAAAAATGATCAATTTAAGTTCACTTGTGTTTCACCCCTTGAACTTAAACAGAGCTCTCAACAAGATGTGCTGTTAATATTACAGTTCAGACCACTATGATACTTTCACACAGTCCACACTTGCCTGGGGGTTGAAGACCTTGTTTACGGAGATTTTTTGAATGGACTTTGCCTTCATAGTGTGATCTTGCCACCACGGGGGAACTAAACACCATGTTACACAGCTCACAGAAATGGTCCTTGTCTGTAGTCATAGTCcgctgtaaaaaaaacaaacaaaccaacttGTCAAGAGACTGATATGTGCGTTCTGACCTAGtatgtaaaatgaataaaaaagaaaataacagatcATCAAGTCCTACCACATTCCATTTTTCAATACACTTGTATGGCTGCTTGTATTAAATTCAAAATGCTCATGCTGGCATGTACCTGTGCACCTGCCTATTCTCTGCATCCTTTCACGACATTTTAACCCGTCCTCTTCTCAATCACACTAATGCTAAACAATGTACAGACTCgtgaaaaaaataatccctcAGTCATCACTTACGACCCGctacaggtgtgtgtggaggtggttGTATCTGGATAGGCCCTCCCCtctgcttgtatttttattttttactgttttcctgTATTTGCGACATTTCTGGGTATCTTTAAGATTCTGGATCaactttctccagaatcactcACTGGCGTGTTTACAAACATCAACCAACATGTCCTGCATAATATGCCTATAAGGTTAATCCTTCTGTTACATTCATCATTCAACATGACAGACTAGGATTGCACCTAAATGTGTAAAGAGTAAAATCTCTGCGTGAGCACTAACCTGAGGCCCTGTGGACTCTTTGTTCATCTTCTCAGCTCTCTTGGCCTGCAAGTACACCCTCAGTTTCTGAGCATGTTTCTTTCCCTGCAGTAGGGGGTACAGgacacaatattttttaaaaaaagactccAAACTTGTATCACAGTTCCATGACTTGTTCCTggacagaagcacacacacctcataATGGGACAGCCGCTGAGAttcaaaaagcagcacagcctcacacacaTGGCAGTAGTCATCGGTAAGGAGACCCTTCAGGAGCTCCGCTTCACTCTTGTCTCCTGAGTGGCAGAACATACTGTCCACGTTATAATCGAGTCAAAGTGAATTAAGTGGAAGATTAACAAGAACAAATAATGGGCTATTAAACCATCATATTAAGTTcatttgagaaagaaaaaaaatcacagtgtaATGCCAAGATATGTTAGATGTTATAACTAAGAGATCAGTGCGAGAGCTATACTTAAAAAATGTTGCTATTCTTGCATCGCAACACTGGTTGAATATAAATATTCAAGACTGTTTCTGAAAAATTTGAAAGTGCAAAATTGATAATCTATACAATGAGGAAAAATAGCTTTTCCTGCAATACATACTGCAACAACTTCCTGCGCAATGGAAAATGCAGTATTATCTTTAATTTATGAActtacatatatatgtacatatcATTTACCAAAAGGATTTCCCATgtttacatttcacaaaatgtctaaataattcaaaatttGCCACTGAATAACTCCCACTCAACACCAACCTGTTACAGCGCTATACACAGCAATACCTACtaacacatacagcacattGCTACTGTGAGAAACTCGTTGTTTCGAGCATTATTTCTGCATATTCAGTGTCTGATGCATAATAATTCTTCTGTATTTATACAACCTTTGAATTTAGGAAGAGGTCAGCCAGTTTGCTCTAAGAGCATCAATAAAATATATCGCGCTATTCATTTCGATTTGAAAGACGATCATTTAACACTTTTAACATCCTGCAAAATCTCAGCTGATTGGGCAAAAATTTGGTTATGAGTGTGTCCATTTTTCTAAAACTGTTTGTGAAGTGTGTGGATTTCATCCTACTAAAATGCTTATAATTAATGTATTATGATCAATTAATCAGACATCAATGAATAGGAACTGAGGTGTTACAGTGAAAATCCATGTGTTTGCATAATTGCAGGCTGGTGGATGATGACATGACTGATGAATGCTTTTAAAACTGGTagtgactgaaactgaaaatttgtACTTAAGAGCTGGAATGATGAGTTGGATGGtcaacagattaaaaaaaagtgtattaattatatgtatttatgtttatgaaGATCAACCTTCACTCTTAATAATGGACCTAACTATTAAAAATAACTATTATTCAGTACTTAAAATGACAACTTCTGCCTTATTAAGTGCAAAtctaaaattaataaaaaaaaaaaaaaataataagccATTAGAATTAAGGACTCTATCACAGTTCCAAAATGCTGAGTCCCAACTATACTGGCCAATTTTTAACTTCCTCATTCCTTCaatttaatgcaaataaaataaaaaatactgcaatGCCCTCTGTAAAATAGTACATACAATTGGAATTAACTAAACACTTTCAGCAATACTGCCCAAAATGTCCATGTCTGGTGATACATTTTAAATACTGTACTTACCAAATGATAATCACAGTAGCAGTTAACAAGAGAGACAGTAGGTATTAAATCTAAAAGTATGTGTACAATGTTTGCATGAGAGGAAATACTTTCTATTCACTCCCATTTCTTGAGAGCAATTTTATTCCACTGGTGAGCGGGGCCACCGAGTGAGGGACAGATGGACCATTTTTAATCTAAACAGCAGAGGAATGAGATCCTTCAAACTCACAACCACATTTCATACTAGCTTCTCTGTTGCCTCGTTGCACTGCAGTCAATTCATTTGACTACACAAGTATTGACTGAGTTACCATAAATACTGCGCAACGCCTAACGTTAGAGCTAACGTTAGACAGTTGACATTGCGTATTTAGCTAAGGGGCTAACTGCTAGCTCACTCGATTATTGAGCTGGCTAGCCAGTTAGCCAAAAAGCGAACGTTGGCTCGGCTGGTAGGACGCCGAACGGCTGAATTTGCATGTTCTAGACAAAACTCACCTTCAACCTGGGAACTATCTATTTTAGTGTTTATTACTTTATCAGCATCTGTAACAGAAGCCGCGTGAGGGGTACTAGTAGTGTTATTTTGAGCGTCTGACTCCGCAAACAGCGGAGTACAGACACTCCTGTCGTCCATCTTTCTCCCCTATCTGTTTGGTGCATGCGTAGTGACGACGAAGCTTTAGCAGTTGTTAGCCTTGAGTGGAAACCATTACAAAGTATTATTGGCCGAAAACGGATTTTACTAATAGAATTGATATGCTACTCTTTTACTTTCACATTTATCAAAGGTCCAGTATGTCTGCAACGTTTTTTCCTGAATATGGTTTTACATTATCAAATTGTTTAACGTTTTGCGCATTTCttgttgaaaattaaaatgcacGTCTGCACATtaagacatttgacatttactATTCACAATGTATAGAGACAACTTTGAActccaaaaataatgaaaaaaagttcatattaaaatagatttttttattatgggacatgacaacatttcaacatttctttgACACAGGAAAAATCCAAGTaatgctgtaaaacaaatttattgACAAATTTAACAAAACCAAAGTATCGACTTAAAATTGTTTCATGCAAAGACATTGAAGAAGGGGGTCAGGTAGAAAAACAGTGTAGGGCAGAAGGTTGTCACTTCCTCTTCTGGAGCTCTCTAGCTAAGGCATCCAGCTGTAAAGGGTGATGCAGCATGAGTCAGACACAGTATATGCAAAACACTTAATGTATTGCTATAGTACAACTCTTTGTTCTTATTTCCTGTGTATAGTTGGGGCATTATGTCAAAAAGCGGGTATCTGTGTACATCCTGCATCCTTGCAGCACCGGATTGGGCATTCACTTACAAGAATATTTCTCAGAACGCTCCTCCTCTGGGGCCTCAAGTAGCTGCATTCGCCAGCCTCACACAACTTAATCTCCTCTGAAatctgagaaacagagagtAAGATTTGGAATATGAGATAAGAGAGTAAAGCGGTAAAGAGTATCTtcattctcactctctctcataTGAGAAAACgactcacacacagataataATACAGATTCAGACCTCTGACACGCCAAGAGAGTCCAGTTCCCTCTTGCCTCCAGGGTACCAACCATGGGACCAGTGCTGGGCGTTGGACAGCTGAGCCCCCACACAGAGAAGCAGCCCAAGCACCAAAACCAGCCGAGACACAGACATGATATTCCCACCTAAAGGCAAAGATGGACACTCATTTAGCTCTGATTAGAGCACGTTCTTTGATCCTTTGGTATCTGATTTAGGAAATCTAAACAAATTGCAAAGGGCTTAAATACTCTGTATAGGTTGCTGTAAATTATATTTTCCATCAGCTGCTTGGTGGAACGTTtgaactaaatttaaaaagagtCTTTTGCTctccaaacaaaaaacaccataGTGTATGCACAGTATGAGAGTAGACATGATCGTCCCCAGAAAGGTCCAATATTTTACAATAATATGAGGACACTTTATCTCGGACACGTTTTTAATATTTGGACAGAATTATTTCCCtgcaatttttaaaatgaattaattaaaaatctgattatttttgtcCTTATGTGACTACAggaaaaagtaaatatatatgaaaaaaataaaattaaatgcttGCTTGCCATCAGTCAACCAAACGCATCAAAACATGCTGTGGCATTTGAAATAACATGGGACATTGTTTAAGGGACTTTCCCCATGTATTCTCTTTTAAATAGGCTGCTTTCTCCAATGTCCTGCCATAATAGGACAAGTGTCAGAGCAAATATTAAACTATTCAACAATACTGGGACTATCAAATCTTCATAGTCAATTTAGCCTGATATACAACTAGTTTCAGGTAATAACAAGCACTtttcattaaaaccaaactcCAGCAACATttactgtaatatttattttgacataagCCATGCCTATTTTAGACAGAGTACAGTAAAGCTATGCAGAAGCACAAGAAAGCATCCTTACCTTGGTCTCACCTCACAATTTTATCTCTGCAGGTGTCCCACAGTCCCACCACAAGCTCCCTCTACCTGTTCTTCACTTGGTCAAATGCTAAAGGTATCTCACAGTATCACATGTATAACACTGGAGAGATTCTCTTCAGCCTCTTGTGCCTTCTCAATATATGTACTAGTCTAAAGGCCCCCCTCCTGATGCACATTAATATTATCATTCCCTAATTGCCCGCCCATCACTGACCCCTATGGTCCCTCTATCCCCCAGTGGTGAAATGAATGTTCCCTGGGGCCAAGAGGTCCAGAGGATATGGCCAGTTCCAATTATCACCTGCAAACAGCACTGACGCCCCTGGGATGCATCACCTGTATCCTCGTCCAAAATCTGCCACTGTGGCTCAATGACAGATTTAAGTCATTCAGCTAACAGATTAATAGCAGACCGTGTCATTCATGTgtactttttttctgcagcacaCAGACTTATGAAAACATCTCAAAAATGGAACATGCCCCAAAAGTGCTACTCGCTGCCTATTATCTGAGAGTAAAAATGAGGGTTGTTTATAGTCTTCTAGGCCCTGCTGACAATTGTCTTTGACTAATAGCAAGTAATCGTATTTTGCAGATCAAACAGTAGGCTCGTGTCACAAGGTAAAGCTCAATAGTTcccatttcctctcttcttGCACCTGTTTTGACCGCAGTGACCCGTCACACATCCTCGCTCTAACCCCGATGACCGCACAATCAGGGGAAACACTGACGACAAGGGGAACAAACACTGGATTCCTGGCCAGGCCA encodes the following:
- the zmat1 gene encoding zinc finger matrin-type protein 1 → MDDRSVCTPLFAESDAQNNTTSTPHAASVTDADKVINTKIDSSQVEGDKSEAELLKGLLTDDYCHVCEAVLLFESQRLSHYEGKKHAQKLRVYLQAKRAEKMNKESTGPQRTMTTDKDHFCELCNMVFSSPVVARSHYEGKVHSKNLRKQGLQPPAIDRYTEVNTLQSQDSDNAEKKSAPEGSVEHLVDSATATTPSTEVDLKDPNKYCVLCAATFNNPQMALQHYSGRKHQRNQTRQELLKELGDDVQQANSLMCQMCGVQFNSVEMYKAHMQGNKHQIREKKVIDLCKSQQKSYSTFTDELSDYIQIQKARGITPRPQVLPGAETGKEDEEAEEEEVLNKGDIRELNKPKPNFPPTYNRPHHSRFGRYNPAEGWGPLYQGGPWPSHGLDSNCPPSVLPGSCSPLFTGQSIKKRRRRNQSSSSSYSTSSSYSSSSSYSSSYSSSNSDSDESEYRRREQRSVRRSRRERDKRARNEDSDKEEKRRKRQKRERDMESKERRRGESGESEEDRRRKKQKNHSKQRRQDKKSRMEDLEPVGGERVVDSVMPENMMDNRKGTEIHIEQWDGGQDGPAKPKYRKEKKKMKEKADTRTEEEKLWDDSILGF
- the gnrh2 gene encoding progonadoliberin-2 is translated as MSVSRLVLVLGLLLCVGAQLSNAQHWSHGWYPGGKRELDSLGVSEISEEIKLCEAGECSYLRPQRRSVLRNILLDALARELQKRK